From Methylopila sp. M107, a single genomic window includes:
- a CDS encoding aldo/keto reductase has product METRKLGRTGLDVSLVCLGTMTFGEQNTEAEGHAQMDRARDAGINFLDAAELYPIPPKRETQGRTEEIIGTWLKARGNRAETIVATKAVGRTVMDWFRDGDARGDLSRGQLREALEKSLKRLQTEYIDLYQLHWPDRGVSQFGANPVLFKQPDPAEEIAIEETLDALNDFVREGKVRHIGLSNESSWGVMRYLGAAEASGGPRVASIQNGYSLVNRTFEVNLAEVAIREDVGLLAYSPLGQGYLTGKYRDGALPEGSRKKLFDRLQRYETPGAAAAIDAYLDLAGEIGWSPAELALKFVATRPFVTSVIIGATSLEQLEQDLSAFDRSWTDEIEARVDAIHLVRSNPCP; this is encoded by the coding sequence ATGGAAACCCGCAAGCTCGGCCGCACGGGGCTCGACGTCAGCCTCGTCTGCCTCGGCACTATGACGTTCGGCGAGCAGAACACCGAAGCCGAGGGCCACGCCCAGATGGACCGGGCGCGCGACGCCGGGATCAACTTCCTCGACGCCGCCGAACTCTACCCGATCCCCCCGAAGCGCGAGACGCAAGGCAGGACGGAGGAGATCATCGGAACCTGGCTGAAGGCGCGCGGGAACCGGGCCGAGACGATCGTCGCCACCAAGGCGGTAGGGCGCACCGTGATGGACTGGTTCCGCGACGGCGACGCCAGGGGCGACCTGTCGCGCGGGCAGCTCCGCGAGGCGCTGGAGAAGAGCCTGAAACGGCTGCAGACCGAATATATCGACCTCTACCAGTTGCACTGGCCGGACCGCGGCGTCAGCCAGTTCGGCGCGAACCCCGTGCTTTTCAAGCAGCCGGACCCCGCGGAGGAGATCGCGATCGAGGAGACGCTCGACGCGCTCAACGACTTCGTGCGCGAGGGAAAGGTGCGCCATATCGGGCTCTCCAACGAAAGCTCGTGGGGCGTGATGCGCTATCTCGGCGCGGCAGAAGCGAGCGGCGGGCCCCGCGTCGCCTCGATCCAGAACGGCTACAGCCTCGTGAACCGCACCTTCGAGGTGAACCTCGCCGAGGTCGCGATCCGCGAGGATGTCGGGCTGCTCGCCTATTCGCCGCTCGGCCAGGGCTATCTCACCGGCAAGTACCGCGACGGCGCGCTTCCCGAAGGCTCGCGGAAGAAGCTGTTCGACCGGCTGCAGCGCTACGAGACGCCGGGCGCGGCGGCCGCGATCGACGCCTATCTCGATCTAGCTGGGGAGATCGGGTGGTCTCCCGCTGAACTCGCCTTGAAATTCGTCGCCACGCGTCCTTTCGTGACCTCCGTGATCATCGGCGCGACCAGCCTCGAACAGCTTGAGCAGGACCTTTCCGCGTTCGACCGGTCGTGGACCGACGAGATCGAGGCGCGCGTCGACGCCATCCACCTCGTCCGCTCCAATCCCTGTCCCTGA